The following coding sequences are from one Planctomicrobium piriforme window:
- a CDS encoding GTP pyrophosphokinase has product MSDNEQDQHSTTDHFKIQYQDCIGLAERLREAVVEQVSELLKANGVTLGVPIESRVKTWNSIADKFDRKRLEIKNINELEDLVGVRIILLFRRDLENANRLLSNSFNVISSEDTAERLSESEFGYQSQHFVVQLPANWLSVPSLSGLGTLFVELQIRTLAQHIWAAASHKLQYKQKSGVPLPLRRTINRVSALLETVDLEFDRVLEERTAYVETTQSANSETDPLNVDNLRTLLSDLLPSENKSTDENYANLLQNLFHFKINTPEQLRSIIGKHLNAIYASEVKELKKARAHPSEHDTTRLDRGVFFTHVGLAREALRAEFGNQRVNNILTEMMSDKPKRRVSRKPKK; this is encoded by the coding sequence ATGTCGGATAACGAACAAGATCAACACTCCACAACAGATCATTTTAAGATTCAGTACCAAGACTGCATAGGGCTTGCAGAACGATTACGAGAAGCCGTAGTTGAACAGGTTTCCGAGCTACTGAAAGCAAACGGCGTAACTCTTGGCGTACCAATTGAGAGCCGAGTAAAAACATGGAATTCGATCGCTGACAAATTCGATCGAAAGCGACTTGAGATCAAAAACATCAATGAACTGGAGGATCTTGTAGGAGTGCGAATAATCCTTTTATTTCGCCGAGACCTGGAAAACGCCAACCGCCTCCTCTCCAATTCTTTTAACGTAATTTCGTCCGAGGACACAGCTGAGCGGCTGAGTGAGTCGGAATTCGGCTATCAATCTCAACATTTTGTTGTTCAACTACCAGCAAATTGGTTATCGGTCCCTAGCCTATCTGGATTAGGCACCTTGTTCGTAGAACTTCAGATTCGTACATTGGCTCAACACATCTGGGCTGCGGCTTCACACAAGCTTCAATACAAGCAGAAATCTGGCGTTCCACTGCCTTTGCGCAGAACCATCAATCGTGTTTCCGCGTTACTTGAAACGGTGGACCTCGAATTTGACCGAGTATTAGAAGAGAGAACCGCATATGTGGAGACAACGCAATCAGCGAATTCTGAGACCGACCCCCTAAATGTAGACAACCTCCGAACTCTACTTTCCGACCTCCTTCCTTCCGAAAATAAATCTACCGATGAAAACTACGCAAACCTACTCCAAAACCTGTTTCATTTTAAAATAAACACTCCCGAACAGCTGCGGTCCATTATCGGCAAACACCTTAACGCTATCTATGCATCAGAAGTAAAAGAACTGAAAAAGGCACGGGCTCATCCCTCTGAGCATGATACTACTAGGCTAGACCGTGGGGTATTCTTTACTCATGTAGGGCTCGCAAGAGAAGCGCTTCGGGCAGAGTTCGGTAACCAACGAGTAAATAACATATTAACAGAAATGATGTCAGACAAACCGAAACGACGCGTTTCACGAAAGCCAAAGAAATAG